The following proteins are encoded in a genomic region of Bacillus sp. FJAT-22090:
- a CDS encoding ribonuclease J: MVKVKNELIRIIPLGGVGEIGKAMYVVEIDEEIFVVDSGLMFPENEMLGIDIVIPDITYLEENKSRVKGIFLTHGHEDAIGSIAYLLQKVQAPVYGSKLTIALAKTHMKALPTKQQVKYFEVTNKSRMNFQNTYVTFFHTTHSIPDSLGIVFHTSEGAIVHTGEFKFDQSAKGKYRPDIAKIAGLGEEGVFILLSDSTEAERPGYTTSEAVIENQLSETFHASQGRILVSLYASNFIRIQQVLDKAAETHKKVAIAGKSLENIFEIGLDLGYFTVEEDTIIPIKEISKYNDNDIVVIVSGNQGEPLEALEKMVRKHHKDIKIKDTDTVLITFTPSPGMEVGMYSTMNQIAKAGAKVLTSEKNVHVSGHGSQEDLKMMLNLTKPTYFIPIQGEYRMLMAHSKLAQDIGMSKSEIFIADKGDIVEYKNGKMRMSGRVQAGNVLIDGIGVGDVGNIVLRDRKLLSQDGIFIVVVTLNRAQKKIASGPEILSRGFVYVRESEELMDESAKLVKTVVEKYVNKETFEWTNIKQEIRDTLNSYLFQQTKRRPMIIPIIMEY, encoded by the coding sequence TTGGTTAAAGTAAAAAATGAACTTATTCGAATTATACCGCTTGGTGGAGTGGGAGAAATCGGAAAAGCAATGTATGTGGTAGAAATTGACGAAGAAATATTCGTAGTAGACAGTGGACTTATGTTCCCAGAAAATGAAATGCTAGGTATTGATATTGTAATACCAGATATCACGTATTTAGAAGAAAATAAGAGTCGTGTAAAAGGAATATTTTTAACTCATGGACACGAGGATGCCATCGGTTCAATTGCGTATTTATTGCAAAAAGTACAAGCACCAGTGTATGGATCTAAGTTAACAATTGCTTTAGCTAAAACTCATATGAAAGCTTTGCCTACAAAGCAACAGGTTAAATACTTTGAAGTAACGAATAAGAGCCGTATGAATTTCCAAAATACGTATGTGACTTTTTTCCATACGACACATAGTATACCAGATTCACTCGGTATTGTTTTTCATACTTCAGAGGGCGCAATTGTGCATACAGGAGAATTTAAATTCGACCAATCAGCTAAAGGAAAATATCGCCCTGATATCGCAAAAATTGCCGGATTAGGTGAAGAAGGGGTATTTATTTTATTATCTGATTCAACGGAAGCAGAAAGACCAGGATATACAACTTCAGAAGCAGTTATTGAAAACCAATTATCAGAAACATTCCACGCTTCTCAAGGACGTATCCTTGTATCTTTATATGCTTCAAATTTTATACGTATTCAACAAGTATTAGATAAAGCTGCAGAAACCCATAAAAAAGTTGCGATAGCAGGAAAAAGCCTAGAAAATATATTTGAAATTGGATTAGATTTAGGCTATTTTACAGTGGAAGAAGACACCATTATTCCAATAAAAGAGATATCGAAGTATAACGATAATGATATAGTTGTAATTGTATCAGGCAATCAAGGGGAGCCCCTAGAAGCATTAGAAAAAATGGTTCGAAAACATCACAAAGATATAAAAATTAAAGACACAGATACAGTATTGATCACGTTTACCCCTTCTCCTGGGATGGAGGTTGGGATGTATTCAACGATGAACCAAATTGCTAAAGCGGGTGCAAAAGTATTGACTTCAGAAAAAAATGTCCATGTATCTGGACACGGAAGTCAAGAAGATTTAAAAATGATGCTTAACTTAACTAAGCCGACATATTTTATTCCAATCCAAGGGGAATATCGTATGTTAATGGCTCACTCTAAATTAGCTCAAGATATTGGTATGTCTAAATCAGAAATTTTTATTGCAGATAAGGGAGATATTGTCGAATATAAAAATGGAAAAATGAGAATGAGCGGACGAGTTCAAGCTGGTAACGTATTAATTGATGGTATTGGTGTAGGGGATGTAGGTAATATTGTTCTACGTGATCGTAAGCTTTTATCACAGGACGGTATATTTATAGTTGTTGTAACATTAAACCGTGCTCAAAAGAAAATTGCTTCTGGACCAGAAATACTTTCAAGAGGATTCGTATATGTAAGAGAGTCCGAAGAGTTAATGGATGAGTCTGCTAAACTAGTAAAAACAGTTGTTGAAAAATATGTGAATAAAGAAACGTTTGAATGGACAAACATAAAACAAGAAATCCGCGATACGCTAAATTCATATTTATTCCAACAAACAAAACGACGTCCAATGATCATCCCGATTATTATGGAATATTAA
- the dapA gene encoding 4-hydroxy-tetrahydrodipicolinate synthase codes for MNIGQVSTAMVTPFQKDGSIDYIATEKLIEHLLTNGTDSLVVCGTTGESPTLSTDEKLSLIQFVVEKVNKRVPVIAGTGSNNTAASIDLSLKAEALGVDALMIVTPYYNKPNQRGMIAHFKAIANATTLPIVVYNIPGRSVVNLEPESIIELSEIPSIQIVKEASGSLDQMTKILANTEEDFLVYSGDDSLTLPLIAIGGSGIISVASHVIGTEMQEMIQLFHAGEHKKASSIHQRILPVMKALFEHPNPVVVKYALSKIGLEVGSLRLPLVEMTPEEKTAFDRIWESYLESK; via the coding sequence ATGAATATAGGTCAAGTTTCTACAGCAATGGTTACTCCATTTCAAAAAGATGGATCAATCGATTATATAGCAACAGAGAAACTAATTGAACACTTACTTACTAATGGAACTGACTCTCTAGTTGTATGCGGAACAACTGGAGAATCTCCAACATTATCAACAGATGAAAAATTATCATTAATACAATTTGTTGTAGAAAAAGTGAACAAAAGAGTTCCCGTGATAGCAGGAACAGGAAGCAATAATACAGCTGCTTCCATTGATTTATCTTTAAAAGCAGAGGCACTTGGAGTAGACGCTCTTATGATAGTGACTCCTTACTATAATAAACCAAATCAAAGAGGTATGATTGCACACTTCAAAGCAATTGCCAATGCGACTACATTACCAATAGTTGTATATAATATCCCCGGTCGTTCGGTTGTTAATTTGGAACCGGAATCGATTATCGAATTAAGTGAAATTCCGTCGATTCAAATTGTAAAAGAAGCAAGTGGAAGTTTGGATCAAATGACAAAAATATTAGCAAACACGGAAGAGGATTTTCTAGTTTATAGTGGGGATGACTCTTTAACGTTACCACTGATTGCAATTGGTGGATCAGGAATAATCTCGGTTGCTTCTCATGTTATCGGAACCGAAATGCAAGAGATGATTCAATTATTTCATGCAGGTGAGCATAAAAAAGCATCAAGTATCCATCAACGAATTTTACCAGTGATGAAAGCTTTATTTGAACATCCAAATCCAGTTGTTGTTAAATACGCCCTTTCAAAAATAGGGTTAGAAGTAGGTTCCTTACGTTTACCTTTAGTGGAAATGACTCCAGAAGAAAAAACAGCATTCGATCGAATTTGGGAAAGTTATTTAGAGAGTAAATAA
- the asd gene encoding aspartate-semialdehyde dehydrogenase, translating into MSQGYTVAVVGATGAVGQKIIEKLVERSFPYSTLKLLASKKSAGKQVEVNGSSYTIEEATPDSFEGVDVAFFSAGGAISKALAKEASNRGAIVIDNTSAFRMDKDTPLVVPEVNKQVLHEQTGIIANPNCSTIQMVCALEPIRQQFGLNKVIVSTYQAVSGAGAAAIEELTVQSEAIQVKNPQPQILPVKSAEKHYPIAGNVIPQIDVFETDGFTFEEHKMMNETKKIMSMSELSIAATCVRVPVVTGHSESVYIEVDNENVTVNDIREVLSTAKGITVQDKPEQQHYPMPYFAEDEDDVFVGRIRKDPSSKKGFHMWIVSDNLLKGAALNSIQIAEALIEEGILKEV; encoded by the coding sequence ATGTCACAAGGTTATACAGTAGCAGTAGTCGGAGCGACTGGTGCAGTTGGTCAAAAAATTATTGAAAAATTAGTAGAGAGAAGCTTTCCCTATTCGACTTTAAAGCTATTAGCTTCTAAAAAATCAGCAGGTAAACAAGTAGAAGTAAATGGTTCATCCTATACAATTGAAGAAGCAACACCTGATTCTTTTGAAGGAGTAGACGTTGCTTTTTTCTCTGCAGGTGGCGCTATATCGAAAGCATTGGCAAAAGAAGCAAGCAATAGAGGTGCTATTGTTATTGATAACACAAGTGCATTCCGTATGGATAAGGATACTCCTCTTGTTGTTCCTGAAGTAAATAAACAAGTATTACATGAGCAAACAGGGATTATTGCTAATCCGAATTGTTCTACTATTCAGATGGTTTGTGCTTTAGAACCTATCCGTCAACAATTTGGTTTAAATAAAGTAATCGTTTCTACTTATCAAGCTGTTTCAGGAGCAGGGGCTGCAGCAATTGAAGAGCTAACTGTTCAAAGTGAAGCAATTCAAGTGAAAAATCCACAACCACAAATCTTGCCAGTGAAAAGTGCGGAAAAGCATTATCCGATTGCAGGAAACGTTATTCCTCAAATTGATGTGTTCGAAACAGATGGTTTTACATTTGAAGAACATAAAATGATGAACGAGACAAAAAAGATAATGTCTATGTCTGAACTTTCTATTGCTGCAACTTGTGTACGTGTTCCAGTAGTTACAGGACATTCGGAATCTGTCTATATCGAAGTAGATAATGAAAATGTAACAGTAAATGATATCAGAGAAGTGCTTTCAACTGCGAAAGGTATCACTGTACAAGATAAACCGGAGCAACAACATTATCCAATGCCATATTTTGCAGAAGATGAAGACGATGTTTTTGTCGGCCGTATTAGAAAAGATCCTTCAAGCAAGAAAGGCTTCCATATGTGGATCGTTTCAGACAATTTGTTAAAAGGGGCAGCACTTAACTCCATACAAATTGCTGAAGCTTTAATTGAAGAGGGCATACTAAAAGAGGTGTAA
- a CDS encoding M16 family metallopeptidase: MINKITCENGLRIVSEHIPHVRSVAVGIWVQAGSRNELPEENGLTHFIEHMLFKGTSSRSAKQIAEEFDRIGGNINAFTSKENTCYYAKVLNHHATHAVEILADMFFNSTFDSNEIDKERQVVLEEINMVEDTPDDIVHEYLWRAMYEDNPLGSPILGTEETLNSFTKESILSYMKKHYIPENIVVSVAGDIQEGLLEYIESLFGHFKGENSQVATLEIPKLKATYTENSKETEQAHICLAYPALSVKADNIYSLVVLNNILGGSMSSRLFQDIREDKGLAYSIYSYHSAYEDTGVLAIYGGTSSNQLTELKNCIFDTIQTIVKNGMTETEVTNSKEQLKGNLLLGLESTNSRMSRNGKNELLFGKHRSLDEVSETIDEVTLDSVQELAKEIFAHEPAISIIMPKKVD; encoded by the coding sequence TTGATTAATAAAATTACTTGTGAAAATGGACTTCGTATTGTTTCTGAACATATTCCACATGTACGCTCTGTTGCTGTTGGGATATGGGTACAGGCAGGTTCGAGAAATGAACTGCCAGAAGAAAACGGGCTAACTCACTTTATTGAACATATGCTATTTAAAGGTACATCTTCAAGATCTGCAAAACAAATTGCAGAAGAATTTGATCGAATCGGCGGTAACATAAATGCATTTACATCTAAAGAAAATACTTGCTACTATGCAAAGGTATTGAATCACCATGCGACGCATGCAGTAGAAATACTTGCCGATATGTTTTTTAATTCTACTTTTGACTCAAATGAAATCGATAAAGAAAGACAGGTAGTTCTGGAAGAAATAAATATGGTGGAAGATACACCTGATGATATTGTTCATGAATATTTATGGAGAGCTATGTACGAAGACAATCCTTTAGGTTCACCAATATTAGGGACAGAAGAGACTTTAAACAGCTTTACAAAAGAATCTATTTTATCCTATATGAAAAAACATTATATACCTGAAAATATTGTCGTTTCCGTAGCAGGTGACATACAAGAGGGATTATTAGAATATATTGAGTCTCTATTTGGACATTTTAAGGGTGAAAACTCACAAGTTGCAACGCTAGAAATACCAAAGCTCAAAGCTACTTATACAGAAAATTCCAAAGAAACGGAGCAAGCACATATTTGTTTAGCTTATCCTGCTTTAAGTGTAAAAGCGGACAATATTTATAGTCTCGTTGTATTGAATAATATTTTGGGAGGAAGTATGTCCTCTAGACTTTTCCAGGATATCCGAGAGGATAAAGGGCTTGCTTATTCAATCTACTCTTACCATTCTGCATATGAAGATACTGGTGTTCTTGCAATATATGGTGGAACCTCTAGTAATCAATTAACGGAATTAAAGAATTGTATTTTCGATACAATTCAAACAATCGTAAAGAATGGAATGACGGAGACTGAGGTTACAAATTCAAAAGAGCAATTAAAAGGAAACTTACTACTTGGTTTAGAAAGTACAAATTCACGAATGAGTAGGAATGGAAAAAATGAGCTCCTTTTTGGAAAACATCGTTCCTTAGATGAAGTGAGTGAAACAATTGATGAAGTAACACTGGATTCGGTCCAAGAGCTTGCAAAAGAAATATTTGCCCATGAGCCGGCTATTTCTATAATAATGCCTAAAAAAGTCGATTAG
- a CDS encoding YlmC/YmxH family sporulation protein, with amino-acid sequence MLLSELAEKELIQVKDGARYGRLANTELLFDPTTGKIQGFEVYQKSASFFQGNKANKKKEFISWEEIILIGKDRILFNEADSLNDSSGYYEQ; translated from the coding sequence TTGTTACTTTCGGAACTTGCTGAAAAAGAGCTTATCCAAGTAAAAGACGGTGCAAGATATGGAAGACTTGCGAACACCGAGTTACTTTTTGATCCAACTACGGGGAAGATTCAAGGATTTGAGGTATATCAAAAGTCAGCTTCTTTTTTTCAAGGAAATAAAGCAAATAAGAAAAAAGAATTTATTTCGTGGGAAGAAATTATTCTAATAGGGAAAGACCGTATTTTGTTTAATGAAGCAGATTCTTTAAATGATTCAAGTGGTTATTATGAACAATAA
- a CDS encoding NAD(P)-dependent oxidoreductase, with translation MIQVVIMNNKLAIIGTDDRLQYLKDELSENLEVKLFSTMVWNDEVENAIHDFQPNIVFMPIQAMKMERPFALPSTCELLFVGKKYEEIEDACDENNRKVFYYLEDEPWIWDNANLTAEGFINYFYLNEKQSVYNKKFIITGYGRVGKRLAFALHHLGAKVIISVRSENQLFEAKSYGYEIEALDYVIEKLKDPTVYLVNTIPSKWLSNEDTIFFNKIIDLASKPGCLLDSSENIPENYANPTSLPGMYFPQDAGNLLARSVRTQLALLEGDNLC, from the coding sequence ATGATTCAAGTGGTTATTATGAACAATAAGTTAGCAATCATAGGTACCGATGATCGGTTACAGTACCTCAAAGATGAATTATCCGAGAATTTAGAAGTTAAATTATTTTCAACGATGGTTTGGAATGATGAGGTTGAGAACGCAATACACGATTTCCAACCGAATATTGTATTCATGCCCATCCAAGCTATGAAGATGGAGCGTCCTTTCGCTTTACCAAGTACATGCGAATTACTTTTTGTTGGTAAGAAATACGAAGAAATAGAGGATGCATGTGACGAGAATAATAGAAAAGTATTTTACTATTTAGAAGACGAACCGTGGATTTGGGATAATGCAAATCTTACCGCTGAAGGGTTTATTAATTATTTTTATTTAAATGAGAAGCAGTCTGTGTACAACAAAAAGTTTATCATAACTGGTTATGGAAGGGTTGGAAAAAGACTAGCATTTGCACTACATCATTTAGGAGCAAAAGTAATCATATCAGTACGCTCCGAGAATCAATTGTTTGAAGCCAAAAGTTATGGATATGAAATTGAAGCATTAGATTATGTAATTGAAAAATTAAAAGATCCAACAGTTTATTTAGTTAATACAATACCTTCCAAATGGTTAAGTAATGAAGATACAATATTTTTTAATAAAATTATTGATCTTGCATCAAAGCCAGGATGCTTATTAGATTCAAGTGAAAATATTCCAGAAAATTATGCAAACCCAACAAGTCTGCCAGGGATGTATTTTCCTCAAGATGCAGGAAATTTATTAGCTAGGTCGGTTCGAACTCAATTGGCTTTACTAGAGGGGGATAATTTGTGTTAA
- a CDS encoding FtsK/SpoIIIE family DNA translocase translates to MAQKRKKPVKKAAAKKTLHPLMYEIIGLIVIGIAIISFYEYGLVGKSLAYVGYFLFGNWHIAVPFLLIVFALIIMIKQTFPSWNHRLLLGFAFVLSSLLLFSHLSLFEQLFNGNALVTNSVLRESYRVLVESGGITDRSSSLGGGMIGAILFASFHVLFDAAGAKVAGWLLLFIGIVLITGKALVPYLVEVSPKFKELFKRRKKKSKPVVSERKARRTKKEMVQEEAVTTHEEKTLPLEEEIIQDSAPIISAFTERISKREESTEAPEPLEINMESEVIENEDYQLPSMSLLDSPTHSDQSGELNAIQANAKKLEQTFLSFGVKAKVTQVHLGPAVTKYEVLPDVGVKVSRIVSLHDDLALALAARDIRIEAPIPGKSAVGIEVPNKEVAIVSLSEVLESKENNKPNLKLLIGFGRDVTGQAVLAELNKMPHLLVAGSTGSGKSVCINGIIISIMMRAKPHEVKMMMIDPKMVELNVYNGIPHLLAPVVTDPRKASQALKKIVSEMERRYDLFSHTGTRNIGGYNEHIDKWNEENEEKHPKLPYIVVIVDELADLMMVASSDVEDSITRLAQMARAAGIHLIIATQRPSVDVITGIIKANIPSRIAFAVSSAIDSRTILDMGGAEKLLGRGDMLFLPAGSSKPVRVQGAYLSDAEVERVVDFVIEQQKANYQEEMIPDEVEESSEQLDRDELYEDALQLVTDMQTASVSLLQRRFRIGYSRAARIIDQLEMGGVVGPYEGSKPRQVLISKQALDEEI, encoded by the coding sequence ATGGCACAAAAAAGGAAAAAACCAGTCAAAAAAGCAGCAGCCAAAAAAACGTTACATCCATTAATGTATGAAATTATTGGATTAATCGTTATTGGAATTGCAATTATCTCGTTTTATGAATACGGCCTTGTCGGAAAAAGTTTAGCGTATGTAGGTTATTTTCTATTCGGTAATTGGCATATTGCTGTACCCTTTCTATTAATTGTTTTTGCACTAATTATTATGATTAAACAAACATTTCCTTCTTGGAATCATCGACTTTTATTAGGTTTTGCCTTTGTATTAAGTAGTCTTTTGTTATTTAGTCATTTATCTCTCTTTGAGCAGCTCTTTAATGGAAATGCATTAGTAACAAATTCTGTACTAAGAGAAAGTTATAGAGTATTAGTAGAAAGTGGAGGAATTACAGATAGAAGCAGTTCACTTGGTGGTGGAATGATTGGTGCTATCCTGTTTGCCTCTTTTCATGTGTTGTTTGATGCTGCTGGAGCAAAAGTAGCTGGATGGCTATTGCTATTTATAGGTATAGTATTGATAACAGGTAAAGCACTAGTTCCTTATTTAGTTGAGGTATCTCCTAAATTTAAAGAGTTGTTTAAAAGACGTAAGAAAAAATCAAAACCAGTAGTATCGGAGAGAAAAGCAAGAAGAACAAAAAAAGAAATGGTCCAAGAAGAAGCAGTTACTACCCACGAGGAAAAAACTCTTCCATTAGAAGAAGAAATAATTCAAGATTCGGCTCCTATCATTTCTGCATTTACGGAACGAATTTCTAAAAGAGAAGAGTCAACAGAAGCTCCCGAACCATTAGAAATTAATATGGAATCGGAAGTTATTGAAAATGAAGATTATCAACTCCCATCGATGTCACTTTTAGATTCACCTACTCACAGTGATCAAAGTGGAGAATTAAATGCAATTCAGGCGAATGCAAAAAAGCTAGAACAAACTTTTTTAAGTTTTGGAGTAAAAGCAAAAGTTACTCAGGTTCATTTAGGGCCAGCAGTTACAAAATATGAAGTACTTCCTGATGTAGGAGTAAAAGTAAGTCGTATTGTAAGCCTACATGACGATTTAGCTTTAGCACTTGCAGCGAGAGATATTCGAATTGAAGCTCCAATTCCAGGGAAATCTGCAGTCGGTATAGAGGTTCCGAATAAGGAAGTTGCAATTGTTAGCCTGAGTGAAGTGCTAGAATCCAAAGAAAATAACAAGCCTAATCTAAAGCTTCTAATTGGTTTTGGTAGAGATGTGACGGGACAAGCTGTATTAGCGGAACTTAACAAGATGCCTCATTTACTCGTTGCAGGTTCTACAGGTAGTGGGAAGAGTGTTTGCATTAATGGAATAATAATCAGTATTATGATGCGAGCTAAACCTCATGAAGTGAAAATGATGATGATTGACCCTAAGATGGTAGAGTTGAATGTGTATAATGGCATTCCCCATTTGTTGGCTCCAGTTGTGACAGATCCAAGAAAAGCTTCACAAGCCTTGAAAAAAATTGTATCGGAAATGGAAAGAAGATATGATTTATTTTCTCACACAGGAACACGAAATATAGGTGGATATAACGAACACATTGATAAATGGAATGAAGAAAATGAAGAGAAACATCCAAAACTTCCATATATAGTTGTAATAGTTGATGAGTTAGCAGATTTAATGATGGTAGCTTCAAGTGATGTGGAGGATTCTATTACGAGACTTGCACAAATGGCACGGGCAGCTGGTATTCATTTAATAATTGCTACACAACGACCAAGTGTGGATGTTATTACGGGTATTATTAAAGCAAATATTCCTTCGAGAATAGCATTTGCAGTATCTTCTGCTATTGATTCACGAACTATATTAGATATGGGAGGAGCAGAAAAACTTTTAGGGCGTGGAGATATGCTTTTCCTACCTGCCGGAAGTTCGAAGCCTGTCCGTGTTCAAGGTGCATATTTATCAGATGCTGAGGTAGAACGAGTAGTAGATTTTGTCATTGAACAACAAAAAGCAAATTATCAGGAAGAAATGATTCCAGATGAAGTGGAAGAATCTTCAGAACAACTAGACCGAGATGAGTTATATGAGGATGCATTGCAATTAGTAACAGACATGCAGACTGCATCTGTCTCCCTTTTACAACGTCGTTTTAGAATCGGATATTCTCGTGCTGCTCGAATTATTGATCAGCTCGAAATGGGTGGAGTTGTTGGTCCATATGAAGGAAGTAAGCCACGGCAAGTGCTTATATCTAAACAAGCGTTAGATGAAGAAATATGA
- a CDS encoding dipicolinate synthase subunit B — translation MLNGLRIGLGITASHCTYEEVIPMINQFTDKGATVVPIITYSVLTAATRFGTGEEWIEKIEKASGSKVVSKIVEAEPFGPTNPLDCMVIAPMTGNSISKLANAQTDSPVLMAAKATLRNGKPVVLGISTNDALGLNGMNIMKLLSTKNIYFIPFGQDNPHKKPNSLIADFTQIIPTVEHAIQSKQLQPLLITHSL, via the coding sequence GTGTTAAATGGTCTTAGAATAGGTCTTGGAATAACCGCTTCTCATTGTACTTATGAGGAAGTCATTCCAATGATTAATCAATTTACAGATAAAGGTGCAACTGTTGTTCCTATTATTACGTATTCTGTTTTAACAGCAGCTACTCGTTTTGGAACAGGTGAAGAATGGATTGAAAAAATAGAAAAAGCAAGTGGAAGTAAAGTAGTTTCTAAAATTGTGGAAGCAGAGCCTTTTGGACCGACAAATCCATTAGACTGCATGGTTATTGCGCCGATGACTGGTAATTCAATTAGTAAGCTTGCCAATGCACAAACTGATTCACCTGTTTTGATGGCTGCTAAAGCTACTTTACGAAACGGTAAGCCAGTTGTATTAGGTATTTCAACGAATGATGCACTTGGATTAAATGGTATGAATATAATGAAACTGCTTTCTACCAAAAATATTTACTTTATCCCCTTTGGTCAAGACAATCCTCATAAAAAACCAAACTCATTAATTGCCGACTTTACTCAAATCATACCAACCGTTGAACATGCTATTCAATCAAAGCAATTACAGCCTTTACTTATAACTCATTCATTATAA